The sequence below is a genomic window from Brachionichthys hirsutus isolate HB-005 unplaced genomic scaffold, CSIRO-AGI_Bhir_v1 contig_1294, whole genome shotgun sequence.
CTGGAAATCATCTTCCACGTCCCAACAAACTTGTCAACCATTTTTGCGGGTTTGGATATGATGTCCACCACAGCTCCCAGTCGAGTCTCTGGATTCAAGTCTCTTCCACTGTGGAAACAGACCCGGTTTTAAAGGGCCAGCGCGACGTGAGGCCACGCAAGAGCAACCAATCACAGGCTGGAACTTCACGCAACAGAGCGTCGAAATGCCGCGTCTCAGGTCGACATTTTTTACGActtatttgattaaaaaaaaaaaaacttgaatcTGAATTTACATCTGCAAACTTTCCGAGTAAAAAACTCAAAACTAATAATGACTTTTGTTGTTATGCAAAACAAAATCCGGTCTTAAGCACGAGTCACACTGCCAAAGaatcatgggaaatgtagttgttctctgaagttttttttaatggttgttTTGGTAGGCCTATATCAACAACATCGTGTTTATGCCTTAGCTGAAGTATTAAATAATCATGTCTGTCATGCAGACAAAAGTCAAAAGCttcattcacacaaaaaacaccAGAATTAAATTGTATACTTTTATTATAAACATCCAATAATATACTCAGACAAACTGTACATATTCCTTCTTTGCTTGCAGGTATCCCTTTATGCATCCCTGGCTGGCAATCGCGACTGAAACGCACTCATCATCTCAGCGCTGGTTAAATTGGCCCCATTCATCACCAGCCGGTCTCCGTTTGCTGAAGCGGACAAAGACGcaatgagaaaaaaacacaacaacaacaacaacaacaacaactggtcGCTGCTGTAGAAAGAAAGCAGTGAAACGTTCAGATTAAAGAGTCACAGGTGGTGCAGAGATCCTAATCAATTTAAGGGGTAGGACTAAATAAGTacatacttcttcctactccttttcacTCATGTAAGCCGCGTAGTTACTGCATCatggctattatttattatttgagttattattattaattacaatTACATGTAATGCGCGTGTGTGACTATgtctatatatatgtatgtatatgtttatgtaCATGTGCATGTATTCAgcgttgttttattatttttattctttgttgtttacatgatcgaaataaatacaaatataaaataaaaaattcctTCCTGCGATGTAGTTGAATGAGGTAATATACTACTTACTGAAAGTAACGTCCACGATGGGCGCAGACTTGTCATGTTTCACCTCGGTCACCACCTCGCAGTTCGCGTTGGTAGATCTGACCTTCTCTGAGCCCACCATGAACAGGAACTCCCTGCAGGGGAAAAGATGAAACACAACTCTACAGTACTGCCATTTTAACTGAATGTCTTCATTTACTGGTTTTCTCTAtcctatttattattattattcattctaGGCGCAGTCACGAACTCGTTAAAGCAGCTTAGCAACTTGAAGCTAACGCTGTTAGGAAGCGCTATTCCCTTCGTTGCGGGAATTCGATACGCAAGCAGTCACACAAAACAGACGCGAAAGTGTGTTCAGAAACACGTTTCCTACCGCGTGGATCGAACATTGGGCTCAAACGGACAGAACCGAATCGATATTTTCTTCACAGCGTTCAGCAACAACTTCGCTTTAGTGGACGCCgccatgtttttttcccctccgcTTTAACTGACATCGGCGCTTCTTGCTTACGTCACTAGAGGGCGCCAGAGCATAAAGAACTGGACGTGGAGCGTCATTTTATGTCTGTGTGGATCTAGTTATAATCCATTTGAGGGCGTTTGCCGATCtggatgcaaaaaataataataaaataaaatccgtatttttcaatttatttataattgaggcatttcaaaaaaataataatatgttgtaaaatatgcattcaattcactcaacaaaaatcagagtcataaaggggcccgatatgcactatcaagCAAAATGCCTTCTAGCTCGGGGATCcaggtatatttaaaaaaatacatgcattttaaatatcattACTTCCGCCAAAGAGGTTATGAATAACTACTAAACGAATAGTGCCAGTGTCAATTCAGTGCTTTATGGTCATTGAATCTAAatcttttaataaaaacaagacaaattgTTGGTGTAAATCCAACAAAACCTGCGTGACGGAGGTTTGCACTCTCCCAGTGCTTTTCGAATTTATATTTAAGAGTCACTCAGTGATACCTCTGTATAGTTTTGATAACCTCTAAAACATGAATCAATGTCAGTTTTTCTCACCATAAAACCACATTGGAAAAACACAGTAAACActaccacacaaacacagttattGAATATATGACAGCACAGCATGGGGCGTTGTCTGTACTGTGACCTtgttcttctgcttcttcctcttccgttTAAGCACAACCATAATAGTGATATTTTCAGCCTTTAcatagggaggggggggggggttaacaatAGTGATATATTTAAACTTGACTTTCACAATGACATGACACAGCTCATTAAAGCGAAAGGGCAGGGAAACCGACTGCAGCACGgtctgaaaaaaaaacccacgtcTCAGAATTATGTTAGGAGGGGACATGTGAGGCTTCTGTCGAGCACTAAGTCAATAAAGGAGGTGCTGCTTTCCAAATAGACAATCAAACAGACATATCTCATAATCAAATAGACGAGGACAGGAAATGGTCCCTGGTTATTTATGCTTCCTGCACTTAGCAGTCGAAAAAGGTCCAAAGCTTGTCAAGGCACATGACCACATGTCAGGcattgaagtaaaaaaaaaaaaaagaatcgacAGTCAGATGTAATCAGGGCATGAATTGCTTCTGTGAAATAAAAACGCATCTGTGAGTAATGGGGAATTGACAAGCGGAGGTTGTCAGATTCGATTGTGAGAGCCTAACTTCATCTGTCCACATCTCTTGGCTGCAACATACTAATCAAATCATCTCCacattctgtaaaaaaaaaaaaaaacaagaccaaGAAACTCAGCCTTGCATTTGTGCACCATGCCCTCTTGCCACCCTGTTTCCAGGGCACGTCCAGAACAAACGAGTTATTCTCAGCTCGTACAATTTATCCTAACTTCAACACGCCTCAAGTTTCTTTCCTGAATGGCCAACAATCCAACCCAGCCGGTGACAGTTgcacagaggaggcagagagctCTATATTTAGACCTATGGCAACCGAGAGGCAGAAGCATTTCCTatgcactcccccccccacacacacacacttagataGTTGTATTTAGCGGTCATACTGTAAGTCCAGCCACAATAAAGTAGGGAAGAGGGCCATCAGAAACAATGAAAGCTCAGGGGGACCGTTGAcctcaaagaaaacagagggaTTGTTTTGTTGCAGGAATTCATCGATCAAGTTCTCCGCCTGAATACAATACGCTCGGAAATGTCCTTTTATTGAAGTGGTTAGCatcatgtgatgctgttcttTGTCTAAGCTGTTGATGCTGTTCATATGATCG
It includes:
- the LOC137917378 gene encoding large ribosomal subunit protein mL53-like, with translation MAASTKAKLLLNAVKKISIRFCPFEPNVRSTREFLFMVGSEKVRSTNANCEVVTEVKHDKSAPIVDVTFTNGDRLVMNGANLTSAEMMSAFQSRLPARDA